Proteins co-encoded in one Armatimonadota bacterium genomic window:
- a CDS encoding peptide ABC transporter substrate-binding protein encodes MTRSRLPRALALVAVVALALGLGVPGAGAQPRRDTVVIGMAQEPDGLIMDFWSMAAGRAVTNSVFTDMVGYNDKWELIPGTVQKIPTLKDGDWQLLPGNKMKVTFKLKRGFTWHDGRPYTALDVSWTYLMLRNPRTPTVSRFVLRKIDNVLAPDPYTVVVQWNERYPFANVNPIGASLIYPRHVMERDYLRDPASLRNNRMARAPIGNGPYKFVEWVPGSHITLEAYDKYPEGPPKIRRQVWRFILDSTVLQANVIANQVDVTETNNFSLEQMLEIERRNPQQKTYYTPALIWEHIDLNLDNEWLKDKRVRQALAHAINREELSQKLFYGKQPVAHTWLPERHEGYNAAVRKYAYDPARARQLLAEAGFTPGPDGILRDSRGQRVEMSIMTTAGNAVREQIQQILKEQLRAVGIDLRIDNRPASVLFGQVTARRQFPHMVMYAWLQQPITTGYTLWHSSQIPSAQNNWEGQNYPGWRNAENDRLLEQINTEIDAAKRVQLLKRQQEIWVDELPSIPLYFRLALNTAHARLSPIKPTGLSGTYINWNSKDWVWSQ; translated from the coding sequence ATGACGAGAAGTCGACTGCCCCGTGCCCTGGCGCTGGTGGCCGTGGTGGCCCTGGCGCTCGGGCTGGGCGTGCCTGGCGCGGGCGCGCAGCCACGACGTGATACCGTCGTGATCGGCATGGCCCAGGAACCCGACGGGCTCATCATGGACTTCTGGTCCATGGCCGCAGGTCGGGCCGTGACCAACTCGGTGTTCACCGACATGGTGGGGTACAACGACAAGTGGGAGCTGATCCCGGGCACCGTCCAGAAGATCCCCACCCTCAAGGACGGCGACTGGCAGCTGCTGCCCGGGAACAAGATGAAGGTGACGTTCAAGCTCAAGCGGGGCTTCACCTGGCACGACGGCAGGCCCTACACCGCCCTGGACGTCTCGTGGACCTACCTGATGCTGCGCAACCCGCGGACGCCCACGGTGTCCCGGTTCGTGCTGCGCAAGATCGACAACGTGCTGGCCCCCGACCCGTACACCGTGGTGGTGCAGTGGAACGAGCGCTACCCGTTCGCCAACGTCAACCCCATCGGCGCCAGCCTGATCTACCCGCGGCACGTGATGGAACGGGATTACCTGCGCGACCCCGCCAGCCTGCGGAACAACCGGATGGCCCGGGCGCCCATCGGCAACGGGCCGTACAAGTTCGTCGAATGGGTGCCGGGCAGCCACATCACCCTCGAGGCCTACGACAAGTACCCGGAGGGCCCGCCCAAGATCCGGCGCCAGGTCTGGCGGTTCATCCTCGACTCCACCGTGCTCCAGGCCAACGTCATTGCCAACCAGGTGGATGTCACCGAGACCAACAACTTCTCCCTGGAGCAGATGCTGGAGATCGAACGGCGCAACCCCCAGCAGAAGACCTACTACACGCCGGCCCTCATCTGGGAGCACATCGACCTCAACCTCGACAACGAGTGGCTGAAGGACAAGCGTGTGCGGCAGGCCCTGGCCCACGCCATCAACCGGGAGGAGCTGAGCCAGAAGCTCTTCTACGGCAAGCAGCCGGTGGCCCACACGTGGCTGCCCGAACGGCACGAGGGCTACAACGCCGCCGTCAGGAAGTACGCCTATGACCCCGCCCGGGCGCGCCAGCTGCTGGCCGAGGCGGGCTTCACGCCGGGGCCCGACGGGATCCTCCGCGACAGCCGCGGGCAGCGCGTCGAGATGAGCATCATGACCACCGCTGGCAACGCCGTGCGGGAGCAGATCCAGCAGATCCTCAAGGAGCAGCTCCGGGCGGTGGGCATCGACCTGCGCATCGACAACCGTCCGGCCAGCGTGCTGTTCGGCCAGGTGACGGCGCGCCGGCAGTTCCCGCACATGGTGATGTACGCCTGGCTCCAGCAGCCCATCACCACTGGCTACACCCTCTGGCACTCCAGCCAGATCCCCAGCGCCCAGAACAACTGGGAGGGGCAGAACTACCCGGGGTGGCGCAACGCCGAGAACGACCGGTTACTGGAGCAGATCAACACCGAGATCGACGCGGCCAAGCGGGTGCAGCTGCTGAAGCGCCAGCAGGAGATCTGGGTCGACGAACTGCCGTCGATTCCGCTGTACTTCCGCCTGGCACTGAACACCGCCCACGCACGGTTGTCGCCGATCAAGCCGACGGGGCTGTCGGGGACGTACATCAACTGGAACTCGAAGGACTGGGTGTGGTCGCAGTAG
- a CDS encoding helix-turn-helix domain-containing protein: MLTVEEVARYLQLNRLTVYRYIRTGMLPASRIGKVYRIRLDDVERFLEARKVGQAPGPSAGAAEAPRAGGRAPVAVRRVSVADEEIAVGPPRVERPAGREGRLLDDDPLEVLLRGLH; this comes from the coding sequence ATGCTGACGGTCGAGGAAGTCGCCAGGTACCTGCAGCTCAACCGGCTGACAGTCTACCGGTACATCCGCACGGGAATGCTGCCGGCATCACGAATCGGGAAAGTCTACCGCATCAGGCTCGACGACGTCGAGCGGTTCCTGGAGGCGCGCAAGGTGGGTCAGGCCCCTGGCCCGTCCGCCGGCGCGGCCGAGGCGCCACGAGCTGGGGGCCGTGCACCTGTGGCGGTGCGCCGTGTTTCGGTGGCGGACGAGGAGATCGCCGTGGGCCCGCCGCGGGTCGAGCGGCCCGCCGGGCGGGAGGGCCGGCTGCTGGACGACGATCCGCTCGAGGTGCTGTTGCGCGGCTTGCACTAA
- a CDS encoding glycosyltransferase family 39 protein, translated as MPGTARAVAQRLQPGRAPAQGPLPAGTMAGVVALVVGMTALRAVLAARLPLLHDEAYYWLWARRLAWSYVDHPPLVAWLLAIVRPLGDAEVWLRLPALALGLATTGALYLLARDLFGARAGLRAVVLFQVAPVLGAAGLMMTPDAPMYLAWTVALRLVWGALAGRRRWWGGAGVAMGVAMLSKLYAVTLGAGVLAYLLAADRAWLRRRGPYLAAAVAALALSPVVAWNIAHDWAAVRFLVHYRREIGAPPGTGAYWRLLTQHLPLVLFMLPAFAWALWAAWARRADRRWAFLFWTALPAAVAPLLVAPFGAARGHWMGPAYLGLAVALAALWRPWVTGLVLANATMLAAFAAVVLLPWGPPVPGAREFYGWKEVGKRVAAEAATLGERAVVVADRYQVAAQLAYHTRERFPALLLPDAIPGSIWPPVDAYVGRPGVVVTYAPDRFSLERCLDGITETSPVVVTLKGHRVQEFRVFTFRRLRACR; from the coding sequence GTGCCGGGAACGGCCCGCGCCGTGGCCCAGAGGCTCCAGCCCGGGCGCGCCCCGGCGCAGGGGCCCCTCCCCGCCGGGACGATGGCCGGGGTGGTGGCGCTCGTGGTGGGCATGACGGCCTTGCGGGCGGTGCTCGCGGCTCGCCTGCCGCTGCTCCACGACGAGGCGTACTACTGGCTGTGGGCCAGACGGCTCGCTTGGAGCTACGTGGACCACCCGCCGCTCGTGGCGTGGCTGCTGGCCATAGTCCGGCCGCTGGGGGACGCGGAGGTGTGGCTCCGGCTGCCCGCCCTGGCACTGGGCCTGGCGACCACCGGGGCGCTGTACCTGTTGGCCCGCGACCTGTTCGGCGCGCGCGCCGGCCTGCGGGCGGTGGTCCTGTTCCAGGTGGCGCCCGTGCTGGGCGCGGCCGGTCTGATGATGACCCCCGACGCGCCCATGTACCTGGCGTGGACCGTCGCCCTGCGGCTGGTGTGGGGGGCGCTGGCGGGCCGCCGCCGATGGTGGGGTGGGGCCGGCGTGGCGATGGGCGTGGCGATGCTCAGCAAGCTCTATGCCGTGACGCTGGGCGCCGGGGTGCTGGCCTACCTGCTCGCCGCCGACCGCGCCTGGTTGCGCCGCCGCGGACCGTACCTCGCGGCCGCCGTGGCCGCGCTGGCGCTGAGTCCCGTGGTCGCCTGGAACATCGCCCACGACTGGGCGGCGGTGCGTTTCCTCGTCCACTACCGAAGGGAGATCGGGGCACCACCCGGTACGGGCGCCTACTGGCGCCTGCTGACCCAGCACCTGCCCCTGGTGCTGTTCATGCTGCCAGCCTTCGCGTGGGCCTTGTGGGCCGCCTGGGCCAGACGGGCCGATCGGCGGTGGGCGTTCCTGTTCTGGACGGCGCTCCCGGCGGCGGTCGCCCCGCTGCTCGTGGCGCCGTTTGGCGCAGCGCGCGGCCACTGGATGGGCCCGGCATACCTCGGGCTCGCGGTGGCCCTGGCGGCACTCTGGCGCCCCTGGGTGACGGGCCTGGTCCTGGCGAACGCGACAATGCTGGCAGCGTTCGCCGCGGTGGTGCTGCTGCCGTGGGGCCCTCCGGTGCCCGGCGCGCGGGAGTTCTACGGCTGGAAGGAGGTCGGGAAGCGGGTTGCGGCTGAGGCTGCCACGCTGGGCGAACGCGCGGTCGTGGTGGCCGACCGCTACCAGGTCGCCGCCCAGCTGGCGTACCACACCCGTGAGAGGTTCCCAGCCCTCTTGCTGCCGGATGCGATCCCCGGCTCGATCTGGCCCCCGGTGGATGCCTATGTGGGGCGCCCAGGGGTGGTCGTCACCTACGCCCCGGATCGGTTCAGCCTGGAGCGGTGTCTCGACGGGATCACGGAGACGTCCCCGGTGGTGGTAACGCTGAAGGGCCATCGTGTGCAGGAGTTCCGCGTCTTCACGTTCCGCCGTTTGCGGGCGTGTCGATAG
- a CDS encoding ABC transporter permease, with the protein MAHDLGRPARRPRAAAPPAVVRTPAQLAWRQLRRHRMALVGGAVLAVLYTIVLLAEFIAPYGLDFSDRERFFHPPTVPAFRDARGWSLRPFVHLTTLQDPGLRTYVADPSRRYYVRFLVRGEPYRLFGLIPSSWHLFGVDPPARIFLMGTDQSGRDQFSRIMYGSRISMSIGVLAAAITIPIGMLYGGIAGYYGGRVDNLMMRAAEIIMAFPGFYLLLALSAVLPTHVGCTTRFYLITVILAFLGWAGFSRLIRGMVLALKAQEYVLAAKAAGMNDLPIIVRHILPNTASLVIVVATLGIPGAILGESALSFFGFGVREPCASWGNLLTAASNLPTLMLSPWLLFPGVFIIAAVVAFNLFGDGLRDALDPRMRTG; encoded by the coding sequence ATGGCGCACGACCTGGGACGACCGGCGCGGCGGCCGCGGGCGGCGGCCCCCCCGGCGGTGGTGCGCACGCCGGCGCAGCTGGCATGGCGGCAGCTGCGCCGGCACCGCATGGCGCTGGTCGGGGGCGCGGTGCTGGCGGTCCTCTACACCATCGTGCTGCTGGCCGAGTTCATCGCGCCGTACGGTCTGGACTTCAGCGATCGGGAACGCTTCTTCCACCCGCCGACGGTGCCCGCGTTCCGGGACGCCCGGGGGTGGAGCCTGCGGCCCTTCGTGCACCTGACCACCCTGCAGGATCCCGGGCTGCGGACGTACGTGGCCGACCCCAGCCGCCGGTACTACGTGCGGTTCCTGGTCCGGGGCGAGCCCTACCGGCTGTTCGGCCTCATCCCGTCGTCGTGGCACCTGTTCGGGGTGGATCCGCCGGCGCGGATCTTCCTCATGGGCACCGACCAGTCGGGCCGCGACCAGTTCAGCCGGATCATGTACGGGTCGCGCATCTCCATGTCCATCGGCGTGCTGGCCGCCGCCATCACCATTCCCATCGGCATGCTCTACGGCGGCATCGCCGGCTACTACGGCGGGCGGGTCGACAACCTCATGATGCGGGCCGCCGAGATCATCATGGCCTTTCCGGGCTTCTACCTGCTGCTGGCCCTCTCGGCGGTGCTGCCCACCCACGTGGGGTGCACTACCCGGTTCTACCTCATCACGGTCATTCTGGCGTTCCTGGGCTGGGCCGGCTTCTCGCGCCTGATTCGGGGCATGGTGCTGGCGCTCAAGGCCCAGGAGTACGTCCTGGCCGCCAAGGCCGCGGGCATGAACGACCTGCCCATCATCGTCCGCCACATCCTGCCCAACACCGCGTCCCTGGTCATCGTGGTGGCCACGCTGGGCATCCCCGGGGCGATCCTCGGCGAGTCGGCCCTGTCGTTCTTCGGGTTCGGCGTGCGCGAGCCGTGCGCGTCGTGGGGGAACCTGCTCACGGCCGCGTCGAACCTGCCCACGTTGATGCTGTCCCCCTGGTTGCTCTTCCCTGGGGTGTTCATCATCGCCGCCGTGGTGGCGTTCAACCTGTTCGGCGACGGGTTGCGCGACGCCCTGGACCCGCGCATGCGGACGGGCTAG
- a CDS encoding ABC transporter permease: MLRHILRRLLQMIPMLLGITLVSFVIIQLSPGDFLAEMRLNPIVSPQTVEQMRRNFGLDQPLHVQYLKWLWNAVRLDFGYSFAYHVPVMWLIGSRLFNTLLLNVVALAVAWAIAIPLGIHAARRQYSWSDNALSFAAYVGISTPTFFSGLFLLYWAFRTGWLPIGGMTSIAFDELAWWQKVLDVAHHMVVPVLVLGVFSVAGLMRQMRANLLEVLRQDYVRTARAKGLPEPVVLSKHAVRNAINPLITIFGFELGGLLGGSAILENVIGWPGLGKLIVEAVLQKDLYVVMASLVIGSVMLVVGNLIADVLLAYSDPRIRYE, encoded by the coding sequence ATGCTCCGGCACATCCTCCGACGCCTCCTCCAGATGATCCCCATGCTGCTGGGGATCACGCTGGTGTCGTTCGTCATCATCCAGCTCTCCCCGGGCGACTTCCTGGCCGAGATGCGCCTGAACCCCATCGTGAGCCCCCAGACCGTGGAGCAGATGCGCCGCAACTTCGGCCTCGACCAGCCCCTGCACGTGCAGTACCTCAAGTGGCTGTGGAACGCGGTGCGCCTGGACTTCGGCTACTCGTTCGCCTACCACGTGCCCGTGATGTGGCTGATCGGCTCGCGGCTGTTCAACACCCTGCTGCTCAACGTCGTGGCCCTGGCCGTGGCCTGGGCGATCGCCATTCCGCTGGGGATCCACGCGGCGCGGCGGCAGTACAGCTGGTCGGACAACGCCCTGTCGTTCGCCGCGTACGTGGGCATCTCCACGCCCACGTTCTTCTCGGGGCTGTTCCTGCTCTACTGGGCGTTCAGGACCGGGTGGCTCCCCATCGGCGGGATGACCAGCATCGCCTTCGACGAGCTGGCGTGGTGGCAGAAGGTGCTGGACGTCGCCCACCACATGGTGGTGCCGGTGCTGGTGCTGGGAGTGTTCTCGGTGGCGGGCCTCATGCGGCAGATGCGCGCCAACCTGCTGGAGGTGCTGCGCCAGGACTACGTGCGCACGGCCCGCGCCAAGGGCCTGCCCGAGCCCGTCGTGCTCAGCAAGCACGCGGTGCGCAACGCCATCAACCCCCTCATCACGATCTTCGGTTTCGAGCTGGGCGGCCTGCTGGGCGGCTCGGCGATCCTGGAGAACGTCATCGGCTGGCCCGGCCTGGGCAAGCTGATCGTCGAGGCGGTGCTCCAGAAGGACCTGTACGTGGTCATGGCGTCGCTGGTCATCGGGTCGGTGATGCTGGTCGTCGGCAACCTGATCGCCGACGTCCTGCTGGCCTACAGCGACCCGCGCATCAGATACGAATGA
- a CDS encoding ABC transporter substrate-binding protein — protein MASRRFLVMLVAATVVLTPAAARSGAAPGLTAPKVVEAPDIGRAGGTFVVTSISDPRTFNLVVAQETSSTVPLGYLFESLTETNRITTEVEPNLAESWTTSPDGRTWTFRLRRGVQWFDGRPVTADDVIFTLDAIFTPGVQSSYLDVLTIAGRRIQYRKVDDYTVEFRTHQPFGPFLRTVGGIAPLPKHRLEGVLRAGAAEFNRAWGINTPPRELIGNGPFVMQSYTPGQRIVYLRNDKYWKVDKRGQRLPYLARLVIEIVPNVDAARLKFLARETDVYGARPREYAEFRAMQQQHNFTIFDGPPAFGTEFLMFNQNPAGVRPPKLAWFQNVRFRQAVSHAIDRDAIVRQVYAGRATPQFGPVSPANTFFFNPNVRKYPYDLARAEALLREAGFARGPDGLLRDSQGNVVEFTIATNAGNADREAIGNLIRQDLAKLGMRVVFAPEAFNTLVGKLTGTFAWEAMILGLTGTLDPHNGQNVWKSSGSLHMWWPKQERPATDWEAEIDRLFDQAATTVDQQKRRQLYFRWQEIVAEYVPVIYTAAPLTQPAFRNTLGNFSPGPLAFYDIETIYYRTPYR, from the coding sequence GCCGGGGGGACGTTCGTGGTCACGTCGATCTCCGACCCCCGGACGTTCAACCTCGTCGTCGCCCAGGAGACCTCGTCCACCGTGCCGCTGGGCTACCTGTTCGAGAGCCTGACCGAGACGAACCGGATCACCACCGAGGTCGAGCCCAATCTGGCCGAGTCGTGGACCACGAGCCCCGACGGCCGCACGTGGACGTTCAGGCTCCGCCGGGGGGTGCAGTGGTTCGACGGACGGCCCGTGACGGCCGACGACGTGATCTTCACGCTGGATGCGATCTTCACCCCGGGGGTACAGTCCAGCTACCTTGACGTGCTCACCATCGCCGGCAGGCGGATCCAGTACCGGAAGGTCGACGACTACACTGTGGAGTTCCGCACCCACCAGCCCTTCGGGCCGTTCCTGCGCACGGTGGGCGGCATCGCGCCGCTCCCCAAGCACCGGCTGGAAGGCGTGCTGCGGGCTGGCGCCGCGGAGTTCAACCGGGCCTGGGGCATCAACACGCCGCCGCGCGAGCTGATCGGCAACGGGCCCTTCGTGATGCAGAGCTACACGCCCGGGCAGCGCATCGTCTACCTGCGCAACGACAAGTACTGGAAGGTGGACAAGCGCGGGCAGCGCCTGCCCTACCTGGCGCGGCTCGTGATCGAGATCGTGCCCAACGTGGATGCCGCCCGGCTGAAGTTCCTGGCCCGTGAGACCGACGTCTACGGCGCCCGGCCCCGGGAGTACGCCGAGTTCCGGGCGATGCAGCAGCAGCACAACTTCACCATCTTCGACGGGCCCCCGGCGTTTGGCACCGAGTTCCTGATGTTCAACCAGAACCCCGCCGGGGTACGGCCGCCCAAGCTGGCCTGGTTCCAGAACGTCCGGTTCCGCCAGGCGGTCAGCCACGCCATCGACCGGGACGCGATCGTGCGGCAGGTCTACGCGGGCCGGGCCACGCCGCAGTTCGGGCCGGTGAGCCCCGCCAACACGTTCTTCTTCAACCCCAACGTGCGCAAGTACCCGTACGATCTGGCCCGGGCCGAGGCGCTCCTGCGCGAGGCCGGGTTCGCCCGGGGGCCTGACGGCCTGCTGCGCGACAGTCAGGGGAACGTCGTCGAGTTCACCATCGCCACCAACGCTGGCAACGCCGACCGCGAGGCGATTGGCAACCTCATCCGGCAGGACCTGGCCAAGCTGGGCATGCGCGTCGTCTTCGCCCCCGAGGCGTTCAACACCCTGGTGGGCAAGCTCACGGGCACGTTCGCCTGGGAGGCGATGATCCTGGGGTTGACCGGCACCCTCGACCCCCACAACGGGCAGAACGTCTGGAAGTCCAGCGGCTCGCTGCACATGTGGTGGCCCAAGCAGGAACGGCCGGCCACCGACTGGGAGGCCGAGATCGACCGCCTCTTCGACCAGGCGGCCACCACCGTCGACCAGCAGAAGCGCCGGCAGCTCTACTTCCGCTGGCAGGAGATCGTGGCGGAGTACGTGCCGGTGATCTACACCGCCGCCCCGCTCACCCAGCCGGCGTTCCGCAACACCCTGGGCAACTTCAGCCCCGGCCCGCTGGCGTTCTATGACATCGAGACGATCTACTACCGGACCCCGTACCGCTAG